In Bactrocera oleae isolate idBacOlea1 chromosome 5, idBacOlea1, whole genome shotgun sequence, a genomic segment contains:
- the LOC106619488 gene encoding Golgi resident protein GCP60, producing MDSIQQAAALEKWGFTLPELYRLALSFYKQNSGKAIHLSYEDNLKLIAFKQQATIGPFDASSAPELGVLDVIGRDRRMHWQLLGDINREQAMEGFIDLLDNMCTAFRPYVEAVKQNRDETLKQDLRRMEADKLEKEKREREQKEFLEEGYKEELQRRQLKDALNKQTFQQFKSYAEIQFPGNPEQQGVLIRQLQDEHYHQYMQQLHMHNKSHIELGEEGSKRLPTEAGDTASGLDDCKNEEQQQDDNSQDKFITLEPAKMWTRPDIEEFKADVSQGEGDGVLHLDPGEIVTVRVPTMANGKSIFWEFASDNYDVGFGLFFEWSKPTTTEVVVHETDSENGDCDIDDDIQSTNEDLESGCVNIDRESLDDGSTTKPYVSIIVPLYRRDCFNEVYVGSHSYPGEGVYLMKFSNSYSFFRSKAIYYRIFYEH from the exons ATGGACAGCATTCAACAAGCCGCTGCGTTAGAAAAATGGGGATTCACATTGCCAGAACTATATCGATTGGCGCTGAGTTTCTACAAAC AGAACTCAGGCAAGGCAATACATCTGTCGTATGAggataatttaaaattgatagCTTTTAAGCAACAAGCCACAATTGGTCCTTTCGATGCCAGCAGTGCGCCCGAGTTAGGAGTGCTCGATGTCATTGGACGAGATAGACGCATGCACTGGCAGCTCTTGGGGGATATCAATCGCGAACAGGCAATGGAGGGATTCATCGATTTGTTGGATAATATGTGTACCGCATTTCGACCTTATGTGGAAGCGGTTAAACAAAATCGCGATGAGACGTTAAAGCAAGATCTGCGTCGTATGGAGGCAGATAAGTTGGAGAAAGAAAAGCGTGAACGTGAACAAAAAGAGTTTCTAGAAGAGGGCTACAAAGAAGAATTGCAAAGACGGCAGCTTAAAGATgcattaaacaaacaaacatttcaGCAGTTTAAG AGCTACGCTGAAATTCAGTTTCCTGGTAATCCAGAACAACAGGGCGTACTCATACGTCAGTTACAGGACGAGCATTACCATCAGTATATGCAACAATTGCATATGCATAATAAATCTCACATTGAATTGGGTGAAGAAGGCTCGAAGCGGCTGCCAACCGAAGCAGGTGACACTGCAAGTGGTCTAGATGACTGTAAGAATGAGGAGCAGCAGCAAGACGACAACAGTCAAGATAAATTCATTACATTAGAACCGGCTAAAATGTGGACGCGACCAGATATCGAAGAATTTAAGGCCGACGTATCGCAAGGTGAGGGAGATGGCGTGCTACATTTAGATCCGGGCGAAATTGTAACG GTACGGGTACCAACAATGGCAAATGGCAAAAGTATATTCTGGGAATTTGCCAGTGATAATTACGATGTTGGCTTCGGTCTATTTTTTGAATGGAgcaaaccaacaacaactgAAGTGGTTGTGCATGAGACAGACAGCGAAAATGGCGACTGTGATATCGACGATGATATCCAATCGACAAACGAAGATCTTGAAAGTGGCTGCGTAAATATAGACCGAGAATCGCTGGACGATGGTAGCACCACGAAGCCATACGTATCGATAATAGTGCCCCTCTATCGTCGCGATTGTTTTAACGAAGTTTACGTTGGCTCGCATTCATATCCCGGGGAAGGGGTGTATCTGATGAAATTCAGCAACAGTTACAGCTTTTTTCGCTCAAAAGCAATCTACTATCGCATATTTTACGAACACTAG
- the LOC106619106 gene encoding uncharacterized protein, with translation MSGLIDKRKRSREDDICDSTPLSKRINQLHLTNLDEPQQAIQQLHFNDPTKQVDLSQLYNNNYINNSALNMHLHKQPQIVDEQQQQIHLQHLYAPELNEAENPFYYIKNKLLYELHYERLKRCVV, from the exons atgtcaGGTTTAATCGACAAAAG AAAAAGAAGTCGTGAAGATGACATCTGTGATTCAACACCACTCTCTAAACGTATCAATCAGCTGCATTTGACAAATTTGGATGAGCCCCAGCAGGCAATTCAGCAATTGCATTTTAATGACCCCACCAAACAAGTTGATTTGTCTCAactatacaacaacaattacatcAATAACAGTGCTTTAAATATGCATTTGCATAAGCAACCTCAGATAGTagacgaacaacaacaacaaatacatttgCAGCATCTATATGCACCCGAGCTTAACGAAGCTGAAAATCCATTCTACTATATTAAGAATAAGTTATTGTATGAATTGCACTATGAACGTCTAAAACGGTGTGTTGTTTAG
- the Cdc45 gene encoding cell division control protein 45 homolog — translation MFIQDLRQDFYNRLVGKRLLIIVNYDIDAICASKILQSLFKYDHMLYSVVPIMGLAGLQRAYNEHQGDVKYVLLVNCGGCVDIVELLQPEENVTFFICDAHRPLDVCNIYSDRQVCILGDPALEENIPTFESIFCESEDEDSDNEGDDDAGHDSGAGGSDEEDSEKVDRPPAQKLSRLERHEQHIIKQRQRRTWENERDRIMFEYTQYSFYGRSTALNIFELAWKLSKDNMDLLWWAIVGLTEQLILGKIESSAYTLEIENVQSHVSRLTNKTNDQSNMSASKINFENDLHLVLYRHWSVVESMRYSMYCACKLRLWTLRGEKRLHELLVEMGLPLVQARQMFSAMDLVLRQEFYKMLEKLAEKYKIPNIVYGSFTLNYGYRNRYSAADYVYGMLAILESVKKDKTPEDCFLEALDSLSRSHRDIMLQGIENAKLLLSSIFKQVQSSLEAHQVLSTGTFFYYILNEENTYFSYPYGLTLLAKFMLNGHVAVSRSRQAPELPLIASCPVDLERGLCLLVGIPPVREDSPKNFFGKAFEQAAGKCNAVILQDFFESSLIQIRQNDMAKFLDALTVLLA, via the exons atgttTATACAAGACCTCAGACAGGATTTCTACAATCGACTAGTGGGCAAACGCCTGCTTATAATTGTCAATTATGATATCGACGCTATATGTGCTAGTAAGATTTTGCAGTCCCTCTTCAAATATGACCACATGCTATATTCGGTGGTACCAATTATGGGTTTGGCCGGTTTGCAACGCGCTTACAACGAACATCAGGGTGATGTAAAATACGTGCTGCTAGTCAATTGTGGCGGTTGTGTAGACATTGTAGAATTGCTGCAACCCGAAGAGAATgtaacgttttttatttgcgATGCGCATCGGCCGTTAGATGTGTGTAACATTTATAGTGACCGACAg GTGTGCATATTAGGTGATCCTGCGCTGGAGGAGAATATTCCCACATTTGAATCCATATTCTGTGAATCAGAAGATGAGGACAGTGACAATGAGGGCGATGATGATGCTGGCCATGATAGCGGTGCGGGCGGTTCTGATGAAGAAGATAGTGAAAAAGTTGATCGACCACCCGCACAAAAGCTGAGTCGCCTCGAACGTCACGAGCAGCATATTATAAAGCAACGTCAACGTCGTACATGGGAAAACGAACGTGATCGGATAATGTTCGAATATACACAATACAGCTTTTATGGGCGTTCGACagcgttaaatatatttgaattggCTTGGAAACTGTCCAAGGATAATATGGATTTATTGTGGTGGGCCATTGTAGGTCTAACAGAGCAATTGATTTTGGGCAAAATAGAGAGCAGCGCTTATACGCTGGAAATTGAAAATGTGCAGTCGCATGTATCGCGtttaacaaataaaactaaCGATCAGAGCAATATGAGCGCCTCGaagataaattttgaaaatgactTGCATTTAGTGTTGTACCGACACTGGAGTGTGGTGGAGTCAATGCG ttactCTATGTATTGTGCGTGCAAATTGCGTTTATGGACTTTGCGCGGCGAGAAGCGTCTGCATGAGCTGCTGGTCGAAATGGGTTTGCCATTAGTGCAAGCGAGACAGATGTTTAGCGCAATGGATTTGGTGTTGCGTCAGGAGTTCTataaaatgttggaaaaactGGCGGAAAAATATAAGATTCCGAATATAGTATATGGTTCATTTACGCTGAACTATGGCTATAGGAATCGCTATTCGGCGGCCGATTATGTCTATGGCATGCTAGCCATTTTGGAATCAGTGAAAAAGGATAAAACACCAGAGGATTGTTTTTTGGAAGCGTTGGATAGCTTATCGCGCAGCCATCGTGACATTATGTTGCAAGGCATTGAAAATGCCAAGCTCTTACTATCGTCCATATTCAAACAAGTACAAAGCAGCTTGGAAGCGCATCAAGTGCTCTCTACAGGCACATTCTTCTACTACATTTTAAACGAGGAAAATACATATTTCTCCTATCCGTACGGTTTGACTTTGCTGGCAAAGTTTATGTTAAACGGTCACGTAGCGGTGTCACGCAGTCGGCAAGCGCCGGAATTGCCGTTAATCGCCAGTTGTCCGGTAGACTTGGAACGCGGCCTCTGCCTCTTGGTGGGTATACCACCGGTGCGTGAAGATTCAccgaaaaatttctttggcaAAGCGTTCGAACAGGCAGCTGGCAAGTGTAATGCAGTTATTTTACAGGATTTCTTCGAGAGCTCGTTAATACAAATAAGACAAAATGATATGGCGAAATTTTTAGATGCGCTCACTGTGCTTTTGGCTTAG
- the Tcs4 gene encoding probable tRNA N6-adenosine threonylcarbamoyltransferase, mitochondrial, whose amino-acid sequence MFTFTTSALRTFKNFACKFAKARYLSVLGIETSCDDTGIALLNENGEVLGNVLNSQQKFHARYGGIIPPRAQDLHRAKIAEVFERCMQEAKMTPDMLDAIGVTTRPGLPLSLLVGARFAKHIARKYNKPLVPVHHMEAHALQARMEQNIPFPFLCLLISGGHSQLVFVRSATQFLLLGETLDDAPGEAFDKIARRLRLFLLPKYSYWNGGQAVEDAAKDAKNAARFEFPLPLARDRNCNFSFAGIKNNAFRNIRAAERQEGTPPDGIIYNYHDFCAGLLAAVSRHLMNRTQRALEFTLPWFGDAPRSLVVSGGVANNDYIFNDLANLAAHYDCCAYRPSKKYCSDNGVMIAWNAIEQIKQVPSCMRWDYDAVSIQGKAALGVSMLHAVKEAGIKCKWVQASKWRGVKSTLEVAQ is encoded by the exons atgtttacgtTTACAACAAGTGCATTAAGAACTTTTAAGAATTTCGCATGTAAATTTGCTAAAGCACGTTACCTCAGTGTACTCGGTATTGAAACTTCATGCGATGACACTGGCATTGCGCTGCTGAACGAAAACGGCGAAGTGCTTGGCAATGTTTTGAACTCGCAGCAAAAATTTCATGCTAG GTATGGTGGCATCATTCCGCCGCGCGCACAGGATTTGCATCGTGCCAAGATTGCCGAAGTTTTCGAGCGTTGCATGCAGGAGGCAAAGATGACACCTGACATGTTAGATGCTATCGGTGTTACAACAAGACCTG GTCTGCCGCTCAGTTTGCTTGTGGGTGCGCGCTTTGCCAAACACATAGCACGGAAATACAACAAACCATTGGTGCCAGTACATCATATGGAAGCACATGCTTTACAAGCGCGTATGGAACAAAACATACCATTTCCTTTCCTATGTTTACTCATAAGCGGTGGACATTCGCAATTGGTTTTTGTACGGAGCGCTACACAATTCCTGCTACTCGGCGAAACGCTTGATGACGCGCCAGGCGAAGCGTTCGATAAAATAGCGCGTCGCTTGCGTTTGTTTCTCCTACCAAAATATAGTTATTGGAATGGCGGCCAAGCAGTGGAGGACGCTGCAAAGGACGCGAAAAACGCCGCGCGCTTCGAATTCCCCTTACCGCTGGCACGTGATCGTAATTGCAACTTCAGCTTTGCGGGCATAAAGAATAATGCTTTTCGTAATATACGCGCGGCTGAGCGGCAGGAAG GCACACCACCGGACGGCATCATCTACAACTATCACGATTTCTGCGCCGGTCTGCTAGCGGCAGTAAGTCGCCATTTAATGAATCGCACACAACGCGCACTGGAATTTACACTGCCCTGGTTTGGTGACGCGCCACGTTCGCTCGTTGTATCTGGCGGTGTGGCCAATAACGATTACATTTTTAATGATCTCGCAAATTTAGCAGCGCACTACGATTGCTGCGCGTACCGACCGTCGAAGAAATACTGTTCGGATAATGGTGTTATGATTGCATGGAATGCTATTGAGCAAATAAAACAAGTTCCCAGCTGCATGCGCTGGGACTACGATGCAGTAAGCATACAAGGCAAAGCAGCGTTGGGCGTAAGTATGCTGCATGCAGTTAAAGAGGCGGGTATCAAATGCAAATGGGTGCAGGCGTCAAAATGGCGTGGTGTCAAGTCAACACTAGAAGTGGCTCAGTAA
- the Mer gene encoding moesin/ezrin/radixin homolog 2, protein MSPFRSKKNRSLPVKVVTFDSELEFNLGHRETGQELFDLVCRTIGLRESWYFGLQYVDTRGHVSWLKMDKKVKDQRIQLQPNGFYVFNFYAKYFPENVSEELIQEITQHLFFLQVKQSILSMDIYCRPEASVLLASYAVHVQYGPYDYETYKDGMLASADLLPKKVTDQYQMTPEMWEERIKTWYMDHEPMTRDEVEMEYLKIAQDLDMYGVNYFPITNKNKTKLWLGVTAIGLNIYEENNKLSPRTTFQWNEIRHVSFDDKKFTIRLVDTKVSNFIFYSQDLHINKMILDLCKGNHDLYMRRRKPDTMEIQQMKAQAKEEKQRRQQERAKFLREKKLREKAERERYELQKRYDHLQEEMHMASDALRRSEETKELYFEKSRVNEEQMQLTECKAHHFKTEMDRLRERQMKIEHEKMDLEKKIRDADFYVHQLTVEKDKREAEAEKLRKELQCAQLAEREATARLLNFINHGRKTSTDSLVAVSGNTVVVSATNTAVSTPSLTNSNSTIDMETAGGVELTTSHNDLSANTNDICSELIDDCEIKEFILTDAEMEQITNTRLEYLKKSKQMENQLQTLRSQIELLKIEENQCNLDILSDALIKAGETKYSTLKKLKSGSTKARVAFFEEL, encoded by the exons ATGAGTCCATTTCGGTCGAAGAAAAATCGCTCGCTGCCAGTGAAGGTGGTAACCTTCGATTCAGAATTAGAATTCAATTTGGGGCATCGCGAGACAGGACAAGAACTTTTTGATTTGGTTTGTCGCACGATAGGTTTGCGTGAATCATGGTATTTTGGCTTGCAGTATGTGGATACGCGCGGACATGTATCCTGGCTGAAAATGGACAAGAAAGTAAAAGATCAACGCATACAACTGCAACCTAATgggttttatgttttcaatttctatgcaaaatattttccggAGAATGTTAGTGAAGAGCTAATACAAGAAATCACACAACATTTGTTTTTCCTGCAAGTTAAACAAAGTATACTCTCCATGGATATATATTGTCGGCCGGAAGCATCAGTATTGTTAGCATCATATGCTGTACATGTGCAGTATGGGCCTTACGACTATGAAACCTATAAGGATGGTATGCTAGCGAGTGCAGACTTGTTGCCAAAAAAAGTTACCGACCAGTATCAAATGACGCCGGAAATGTGGGAGGAACGCATTAAAACCTG GTATATGGATCATGAACCGATGACGCGTGATGAAGTTGAAATGGAATACTTGAAGATTGCACAAGATTTAGATATGTATGGTGTAAACTATTTTCCTATTACT aataaaaataaaaccaaattatGGCTAGGCGTTACCGCCATTGGACTCAATATttatgaagaaaataataagCTCTCACCACGTACTACGTTTCAATGGAATGAAATAAGACATGTGAGCTTCGATGATAAGAAATTTACGATACGTCTGGTGGACACAaaagtttcaaattttattttctactcACAAGATTTGCATATTAATAAAATG ATTTTAGATTTATGTAAAGGCAATCATGATCTATATATGCGGCGTCGTAAGCCGGACACGATGGAAATACAGCAAATGAAAGCACAAGCAAAAGAGGAGAAGCAGAGGCGCCAGCAGGAACGCGCAAAATTTTTGCGGGAGAAGAAGTTACGCGAAAAGGCGGAACGTGAGCGCTATGAACTGCAGAAGCGATATGATCATTTGCAGGAGGAGATGCACATGGCTAGTGATGCGCTG CGGCGTTCTGAGGAGACCAAGGAGCTGTACTTTGAAAAAAGTCGCGTAAATGAGGAGCAAATGCAATTGACCGAGTGTAAAGCACATCACTTCAAAACAGAAATGGATCGGTTACGTGAGCGTCAAATGAAAATTGAGCACGAGAAAATGGATTTGGAGAAGAAAATACGCGATGCAGACTTTTATGTGCATCAATTAACAGTCGAAAAGGATAAACGTGAGGCAGAGGCGGAAAAGCTGCGAAAAGAGCTGCAATGCGCACAATTAGCCGAGCGCGAAGCGACCGCGCGTctgcttaattttattaatcatGGACGCAAAACATCCACCGATAGTTTAGTGGCCGTTTCAGGGAATACCGTAGTCGTATCGGCTACAAACACGGCTGTCAGCACACCATCGTTGACCAACAGCAATTCAACTATTGATATGGAAACGGCAGGCGGCGTCGAATTGACGACATCCCACAATGATCTTAGCGCTAACACAAACGACATCTGCTCCGAACTTATTGATGATTGTGAAATTAAGGAATTCATACTCACTGACGCTGAAATGGAGCAAATCACAAATACTCGCTTAGAGTATTTAAAGAAATCCAAACAAATGGAAAATCAGTTGCAAACGTTGCGTTCACAAATTGAATTGTTGAAAATCGAAGAAAATCAATGTAATTTGGATATACTTAGTGATGCGCTCATCAAGGCGGGCGAAACGAAATACTCAacgttgaaaaaattaaaatcaggtTCGACTAAAGCGCGTGTGGCTTTCTTCGAGGAACTGTAG
- the Cdc42 gene encoding cdc42 homolog: MQTIKCVVVGDGAVGKTCLLISYTTNKFPSEYVPTVFDNYAVTVMIGGEPYTLGLFDTAGQEDYDRLRPLSYPQTDVFLVCFSVVSPSSFENVKEKWVPEITHHCQKTPFLLVGTQIDLRDESSTLEKLAKNKQKPITMEQGEKLAKELKAVKYVECSALTQKGLKNVFDEAILAALEPPEPSKKRKCKFL, translated from the exons ATGCAGACTATCAAGTGTGTTGTTGTCGGCGATGGTGCCGTGGGTAAAACTTGCTTACTCATCTCTTACACCACCAATAAATTTCCTTCGGAGTATGTGCCCACTGTATTCGATAATTATGCGGTGACAGTTATGATCGGCGGCGAGCCATACACTCTGGGCCTATTCGATACGGCCGGTCAGGAGGATTACGATCGCCTGCGTCCGCTGTCTTATCCACAAACAGACGTTTTTCTCGTCTGCTTCTCAGTGGTCAGTCCCAGTTCATTTGAGAATGTAAAGGAGAAG TGGGTACCGGAAATCACGCACCATTGTCAGAAGACACCCTTCCTATTGGTTGGCACACAAATCGATTTGCGTGACGAGAGCAGCACTTTGGAGAAATTggctaaaaacaaacaaaagcccATTACCATGGAACAAGGCGAGAAGCTGGCCAAGGAATTGAAGGCAGTCAAATATGTGGAATGCTCCGCCTTAACACAG AAAGGTTTGAAGAATGTTTTCGATGAGGCCATCTTAGCAGCGTTGGAGCCACCAGAACCATCCAAGAAAAGGAAGTGCAAATtcttataa